Proteins from a single region of Weeksella virosa DSM 16922:
- a CDS encoding acetyl-CoA C-acyltransferase — protein sequence MKEVVIVSAIRTPMGSFLGSLSTIPATKLGSIAIKGALDKINLSAEHVDEVYMGNVLQAGEGQAPAKQAMIDAGIPNTVPATTVNKVCASGMKAVMLAAQAIRLGDADVVVAGGMENMSMTPFYSATARLGNKYGNTSLNDGIVQDGLQDAYSKEMMGVFGDATAAKYQITREQQDAFAIESYKKSAAAWEAGKFDNEIVPVEIPQRRGDAILFKEDEEYKNVRYEKIPELRAVFSKDGTVTAANASTINDGASALVLMSAEKAQELGLKPLAKVTAYADAAHEPEWFTTAPAKAVEKLLKKAAINVDDVDYWEFNEAFSVVGLVNTQLLNIDASKVNVNGGAVSLGHPLGNSGSRILVTLLNVLEQNNAKIGVAAICNGGGGASAMLIEKL from the coding sequence ATGAAAGAAGTAGTAATTGTCTCTGCAATAAGAACACCGATGGGGTCTTTTTTGGGAAGTTTATCAACAATTCCTGCAACAAAATTAGGAAGTATCGCAATAAAAGGGGCCTTAGACAAAATCAACTTATCAGCAGAACATGTAGATGAAGTTTATATGGGGAATGTTCTTCAGGCTGGTGAAGGACAGGCACCCGCAAAACAAGCAATGATAGACGCTGGAATTCCCAATACAGTACCTGCAACCACAGTTAATAAGGTTTGTGCTTCAGGAATGAAGGCAGTTATGTTAGCTGCACAAGCGATTCGTTTGGGTGATGCCGATGTCGTTGTTGCCGGCGGGATGGAAAACATGTCGATGACACCATTCTATTCTGCTACAGCACGGTTAGGAAACAAGTACGGAAATACTTCGCTAAATGATGGGATAGTACAAGACGGTTTACAAGATGCTTACTCAAAAGAAATGATGGGAGTTTTTGGAGATGCTACAGCCGCAAAATACCAAATTACAAGAGAGCAACAAGATGCTTTTGCTATAGAATCTTATAAAAAATCTGCCGCTGCTTGGGAAGCAGGAAAATTTGATAATGAAATTGTTCCTGTAGAAATTCCACAACGCCGTGGAGATGCTATCCTTTTCAAGGAAGATGAAGAGTATAAAAATGTACGCTATGAAAAAATTCCAGAACTGCGTGCTGTCTTCTCCAAAGACGGAACCGTAACAGCTGCAAATGCGTCGACCATCAACGACGGTGCCTCGGCTTTGGTACTGATGTCTGCCGAAAAAGCACAAGAATTAGGATTGAAACCTTTAGCAAAAGTTACAGCCTATGCAGACGCAGCCCACGAACCAGAATGGTTTACAACAGCACCCGCCAAAGCTGTAGAAAAATTATTGAAAAAAGCAGCCATCAATGTAGACGATGTAGATTATTGGGAGTTTAATGAAGCTTTTTCTGTAGTAGGATTAGTCAACACACAATTGCTAAACATTGACGCATCGAAAGTAAATGTTAACGGAGGTGCAGTTTCTTTAGGTCATCCATTAGGAAATTCTGGGTCGAGAATTTTGGTAACTTTACTGAATGTATTAGAACAAAATAATGCGAAGATAGGAGTTGCAGCAATCTGTAATGGAGGCGGAGGAGCTTCGGCAATGTTAATCGAAAAATTATAA
- a CDS encoding acetyl-CoA carboxylase carboxyltransferase subunit alpha, which yields MEYLEFEQPIKDLMEQLKSCQIVGEESGVNIKQACVEIEIAIENKKKEIYGNLTPWQRVQLSRHPSRPYTLDYLYAITNNNFVEIHGDRNFADDKAMVGGLGKIGNQTYMFIGQQKGKNTKERQYRRFGMANPEGYRKALRLMKLAEKFNIPVVTFIDTPGAYPGLEAEERGQGEAIAKNIYEMLKLTVPIITIVIGEGASGGALGIGVGNKVFMLENTWYSVISPENCSTILWRSWDYKEQAASQMKLTGPDMLELGLIEDIIKEPLGGAHYDPKATYDSVRDKIVETYNELKKLSAEKLTKQRQDRFIAFGEFKG from the coding sequence ATGGAATACTTAGAATTTGAACAGCCCATAAAAGATTTGATGGAGCAATTAAAAAGTTGTCAAATCGTTGGAGAAGAAAGTGGCGTAAATATTAAACAAGCATGTGTAGAGATAGAGATTGCGATAGAAAATAAAAAGAAAGAAATTTACGGGAATCTCACTCCTTGGCAACGTGTACAACTCTCAAGGCATCCTTCTCGACCATATACATTAGATTATCTCTATGCCATAACCAATAACAATTTTGTAGAAATTCACGGTGACCGAAACTTTGCTGATGATAAAGCAATGGTCGGCGGACTAGGGAAAATTGGTAATCAGACGTATATGTTTATCGGGCAACAAAAAGGTAAAAATACCAAAGAAAGACAATACCGAAGATTCGGAATGGCTAATCCAGAAGGATATCGAAAAGCATTGCGCTTGATGAAATTAGCAGAAAAATTCAACATTCCGGTAGTGACTTTCATTGATACTCCAGGTGCATATCCTGGCTTAGAAGCCGAAGAAAGAGGACAAGGAGAAGCAATTGCTAAAAATATCTACGAAATGCTAAAACTAACGGTACCTATTATAACAATAGTTATTGGTGAGGGTGCAAGTGGTGGAGCCTTAGGAATAGGTGTAGGAAACAAAGTATTCATGCTAGAAAACACATGGTATTCTGTGATTTCACCAGAAAACTGTTCGACTATTTTGTGGCGCTCTTGGGATTATAAAGAACAAGCAGCTTCTCAGATGAAATTAACAGGGCCGGATATGCTAGAATTAGGTTTGATTGAAGATATCATCAAAGAGCCATTAGGAGGTGCACATTATGATCCGAAAGCAACCTACGATAGTGTACGTGATAAAATCGTAGAAACATACAATGAACTGAAAAAGCTTTCAGCCGAGAAACTTACCAAACAACGTCAAGATCGTTTTATCGCCTTTGGTGAATTCAAAGGGTAG
- the dnaB gene encoding replicative DNA helicase — MEQLKQSYSKTNQTNSVINLEKGKLPPQAIELEQAVLGAMMIDKKGLDDVIDILSPEVFYRPEHQAIYAAIQKLFNDSQPIDLLTVSNELKISGKLDLIGGDYFLIQLTQKVSSSAHIEYYARAIQENYIKRKLIEISSEVIRKSYDDTSDVFDLLDFTESKLFEITEGGIKRSYSEAGDLVKEALEKIKDMSTKEGMSGLPSGFTEIDKITSGWQQSDLIILAARPGMGKTAFILSMAKNMTIDHKIPVAIFSLEMSSVQLITRMISGETGISGEKLRKATLADYEWKQLYTKVKGLEEAPLYIDDTPALSIFDLRAKARRLVSQHGVRMILIDYLQLMTAGGKANGNREQEISMISRSLKAIAKELNIPVIALSQLSRSVETRGGSKRPLLSDLRESGAIEQDADIVSFIYRPEYYKLEVWDDEIETPCAGQAEFIIAKHRNGALENIRLRFIGEQAKFTDLDNSSFEDEYTIPSSMNKNKQFGSDSDFTFDSSINLPTGNPLDSFSGLDSYKPYSRENEDDDLGF; from the coding sequence ATGGAACAACTAAAACAGTCATACTCTAAAACCAATCAAACAAATTCAGTTATCAATCTAGAGAAAGGGAAATTACCTCCTCAAGCAATAGAACTCGAGCAAGCTGTTCTCGGAGCAATGATGATTGATAAGAAAGGTTTAGATGATGTTATCGATATTTTATCTCCAGAAGTTTTCTATCGTCCAGAACATCAAGCAATATATGCTGCAATACAAAAACTCTTTAATGATTCTCAACCAATAGATTTATTAACCGTTTCTAATGAATTGAAAATCAGTGGGAAATTAGATTTGATAGGAGGAGATTATTTCTTAATCCAATTAACCCAAAAGGTGTCTTCTTCTGCGCATATCGAATACTATGCAAGAGCTATACAAGAAAATTATATCAAAAGAAAACTGATAGAAATTTCATCAGAAGTCATCAGAAAATCCTATGATGATACATCAGATGTTTTCGATTTACTTGATTTTACAGAGAGCAAACTTTTCGAAATTACAGAGGGTGGAATCAAAAGAAGCTATAGTGAAGCCGGAGATTTGGTCAAAGAAGCACTCGAGAAAATAAAAGACATGTCTACAAAAGAAGGAATGAGTGGTCTTCCTTCTGGTTTCACAGAAATCGATAAAATTACTTCCGGTTGGCAACAATCCGATCTCATTATTCTAGCTGCTCGACCAGGAATGGGAAAAACGGCTTTTATCCTATCTATGGCTAAGAATATGACCATCGACCACAAAATACCTGTGGCTATTTTTTCGCTCGAGATGTCATCAGTACAACTCATAACCCGCATGATTTCTGGTGAAACAGGTATTTCTGGCGAAAAACTGAGAAAAGCCACGTTAGCCGATTATGAATGGAAACAATTGTACACCAAAGTAAAAGGACTGGAAGAAGCTCCTTTGTATATCGATGACACCCCAGCTTTATCGATTTTCGATTTGCGTGCCAAAGCTCGTCGTTTGGTTTCTCAACATGGAGTACGAATGATCCTTATCGATTATTTGCAACTGATGACGGCCGGAGGAAAAGCAAACGGTAACCGCGAACAAGAAATCTCGATGATATCTCGATCGCTAAAAGCCATTGCCAAAGAACTGAATATACCCGTTATTGCCCTGTCTCAGTTATCACGTTCAGTAGAAACAAGAGGCGGAAGTAAGCGCCCTCTTTTATCCGACCTCCGGGAGTCAGGAGCAATTGAACAAGATGCCGATATTGTTTCGTTTATTTATCGTCCAGAATATTATAAATTAGAAGTTTGGGATGACGAAATAGAAACGCCTTGTGCAGGACAAGCAGAGTTTATCATTGCAAAACACCGTAATGGAGCATTAGAAAATATACGATTACGATTTATCGGTGAACAAGCAAAATTTACAGATCTTGATAATAGTAGTTTCGAAGACGAATACACCATCCCTAGTTCGATGAATAAAAACAAACAGTTCGGTAGCGATAGCGATTTTACCTTTGATAGCTCTATCAATTTACCTACCGGTAACCCACTAGATTCCTTTAGCGGCTTGGATTCTTACAAACCTTATAGTAGAGAAAATGAAGATGATGACCTAGGTTTTTAG
- the pnuC gene encoding nicotinamide riboside transporter PnuC, protein MMQEILSKITWMEWLGVAFSVAQVLLARLNKPINYLFGIGGISLTLWVMFSAKLYAEFTLNIYYLVMSIYGWLFWTFGKQKQETPISSSTKKDWIKVVCIVVISFLIFYFALTYFTNSDVPLWDSLVSAFAWAGMWLMAKRKIENWILLNISNFISIPLMIHKDLYLYAVLSAFLFLVATSAYFKWLKLLKNSPHAV, encoded by the coding sequence ATTATGCAGGAAATCTTATCAAAAATCACCTGGATGGAATGGCTCGGTGTAGCCTTCTCTGTTGCACAAGTTCTCTTGGCAAGGCTCAATAAACCGATTAACTATCTGTTCGGAATTGGCGGAATTTCACTGACGCTTTGGGTCATGTTTTCTGCAAAACTTTATGCCGAATTTACCCTCAATATTTATTATTTGGTCATGAGTATTTACGGTTGGCTGTTCTGGACATTTGGCAAACAAAAACAAGAAACACCTATTTCCTCTTCAACCAAAAAGGATTGGATAAAAGTAGTCTGTATTGTCGTAATCAGCTTTCTGATTTTCTATTTCGCCCTGACGTACTTTACCAATTCTGATGTGCCTTTGTGGGATTCTCTGGTGAGTGCATTCGCTTGGGCCGGTATGTGGCTAATGGCCAAACGAAAAATAGAAAATTGGATATTGCTCAACATTAGCAATTTTATCTCAATACCGCTGATGATTCATAAAGATTTATACCTCTATGCCGTATTGAGTGCTTTTTTATTTTTGGTAGCTACCTCTGCTTATTTCAAATGGTTAAAACTTCTCAAAAACTCGCCCCATGCTGTCTAG
- the tyrS gene encoding tyrosine--tRNA ligase codes for MIEELKENVEIILPENGLEQKLKQAKEENRKLIIKLGFDPTAPDLHLGHAVVLKKLKQFQDLGHQVVILVGSFTARIGDPTGKNKARKPLSAEEVQHNAQTYINQLSKIIDVEKTKIVYNSTWLDGLSFSAIIELLSRVTVAQLMHRNDFNKRFTENTPIAMHELVYPILQGYDSTQIKADIEMGGTDQLFNCTMGRQLQESYEVSPQIVMCMPLLRGLDGKEKMSKSMNNIIGLTDEPNEMFGKTMSIPDDLLEEYINLATDFSIEEKEQLKNRIASGDNPMKIKKIVAKNIITQYHNAEAAEGAEVFFSTQFQNKNFDEKVFEPVKINTLQNIENNRMSLLDLCHQLKKDSSRSAVRRLIEGGGIQIDNEKRTDANESIVLKNGMKIKIGKRTFYELIN; via the coding sequence ATGATAGAAGAATTAAAAGAAAATGTAGAAATTATTCTACCCGAAAACGGATTAGAACAGAAGCTGAAACAAGCCAAAGAAGAAAACCGAAAATTAATTATTAAACTGGGATTCGATCCTACCGCTCCTGATTTGCATTTGGGCCATGCGGTGGTATTAAAGAAGTTGAAACAATTCCAAGATTTAGGACATCAAGTGGTGATTTTGGTCGGGAGTTTCACCGCGCGTATTGGCGATCCGACGGGTAAAAATAAAGCAAGAAAACCACTAAGTGCAGAAGAAGTGCAGCATAATGCACAAACCTATATCAATCAATTATCTAAAATTATCGATGTAGAAAAAACAAAAATTGTGTACAATTCTACTTGGTTAGATGGTTTGAGTTTTTCGGCTATAATAGAATTACTATCTCGAGTAACGGTTGCGCAATTGATGCACAGAAACGATTTTAATAAACGTTTTACAGAAAATACGCCGATTGCCATGCACGAGCTGGTGTACCCGATTTTGCAAGGGTATGATTCTACCCAAATAAAAGCAGACATCGAGATGGGAGGAACGGACCAATTGTTCAATTGTACCATGGGACGTCAGTTGCAAGAGTCATACGAAGTCTCGCCACAGATTGTAATGTGTATGCCATTATTGCGTGGGTTAGATGGAAAAGAAAAAATGAGTAAATCGATGAATAACATAATCGGACTTACAGACGAACCGAACGAAATGTTTGGTAAGACCATGTCTATACCAGATGATTTGCTAGAAGAATACATCAACTTGGCGACAGATTTTTCTATAGAAGAAAAAGAACAATTGAAAAACAGAATTGCTTCGGGAGATAACCCAATGAAAATAAAAAAAATAGTGGCTAAAAATATAATTACTCAATACCACAATGCCGAGGCAGCAGAAGGCGCAGAGGTTTTTTTCAGTACACAATTTCAGAACAAAAATTTTGATGAAAAAGTTTTCGAACCGGTAAAGATCAACACTTTACAAAATATAGAAAACAACCGAATGAGTTTATTAGACTTGTGTCATCAACTGAAAAAAGATAGTTCTCGTTCGGCAGTCCGTCGTTTGATCGAAGGTGGTGGAATCCAAATAGATAATGAAAAAAGAACAGATGCCAATGAGTCGATTGTTTTGAAAAACGGCATGAAAATAAAAATAGGAAAAAGAACTTTTTACGAATTGATCAATTAA
- a CDS encoding bifunctional GNAT family N-acetyltransferase/carbon-nitrogen hydrolase family protein translates to MDIQVRRLTIEDYEDLLQSEQEAYKNIDEEDWQREDIHELLRIFPEGQFCVEVDGKVVASALAIIVNSKKVNLNTSNYEEITSNGKFTKHDPDGDVMYGIEIFVHPQYRQLRLGRRLYDVRKELCEEMNLKSIVAGGRIPNYHKYAAELTPREYVDKVKRKEIIDSTLTFQLANDFHVKKILKNYLKDDTESMEYATLLEWNNIYYEPDLMSSSPTKRITRIGLVQWQMRAFRDLQDFYEQVEFFVQTVSDYGADFLLFPEFFNTPLMSPYNHLKEVEAMNRLAELTDEIVKKIQEFAISYNVNIIAGSMPTIENELLFNTSFLCHRNGQLDSYSKMHITPNEFRYYGMVGGNELKVFDTDCGKIGLLICYDVEFPETARILADQGMQILFVPFMTDTQNGYTRVRSCAQARAIENECYVAIAGSVGNLPRVNNMDIQFSQSAVFTPSDFAFPTNGVKSEATPNTEMVLITDVDLYALKDLHEYGTVKTLKDRRHDMYRVVKPNVSTVEKPKNS, encoded by the coding sequence ATGGATATACAAGTTAGACGCTTAACGATAGAAGATTATGAAGATCTTTTGCAATCGGAACAAGAAGCCTATAAGAACATAGACGAAGAAGATTGGCAACGAGAAGATATACACGAGTTGTTACGTATCTTCCCAGAAGGCCAGTTTTGTGTAGAAGTTGATGGGAAAGTAGTGGCTTCTGCATTGGCGATCATTGTAAACTCGAAAAAAGTAAATCTCAATACCTCTAATTATGAAGAAATCACCTCGAATGGGAAGTTTACAAAGCACGATCCAGATGGTGATGTAATGTATGGAATAGAAATTTTCGTACATCCTCAGTACCGTCAATTACGGTTAGGTAGAAGATTGTACGACGTACGAAAAGAGTTGTGCGAGGAAATGAATTTGAAATCAATAGTTGCAGGAGGTAGAATCCCGAATTATCACAAATATGCAGCTGAACTGACACCGAGAGAGTATGTGGATAAAGTAAAAAGAAAAGAAATAATCGATTCTACTTTGACATTTCAGTTGGCAAACGATTTTCATGTAAAAAAGATCCTAAAAAACTATCTTAAAGATGATACCGAATCGATGGAGTATGCTACGCTTCTCGAATGGAACAATATATACTATGAACCCGATCTGATGTCCAGTTCTCCTACCAAGAGAATTACACGTATAGGATTGGTACAGTGGCAAATGCGTGCTTTTAGAGATTTGCAAGATTTCTACGAACAGGTAGAATTTTTTGTGCAGACCGTAAGCGATTATGGAGCCGATTTTCTTTTGTTTCCAGAGTTTTTCAACACTCCGCTAATGAGTCCATACAATCACCTGAAAGAAGTAGAAGCCATGAACCGATTGGCCGAATTAACAGACGAGATTGTAAAGAAAATTCAAGAATTTGCCATCTCATACAATGTAAATATTATTGCAGGATCCATGCCGACAATCGAAAACGAGTTGTTGTTCAACACTTCGTTTCTATGTCATCGAAACGGACAGCTCGATTCGTACAGCAAAATGCATATTACCCCAAACGAATTTCGATATTATGGAATGGTCGGAGGAAATGAATTAAAAGTTTTTGATACCGATTGTGGAAAAATAGGCTTATTGATTTGTTATGATGTCGAATTCCCAGAAACAGCAAGAATATTAGCCGATCAAGGAATGCAAATTTTGTTTGTACCCTTTATGACCGATACCCAAAATGGTTATACACGAGTAAGAAGTTGTGCCCAAGCCCGTGCGATCGAAAACGAATGTTATGTGGCGATTGCCGGTTCGGTAGGGAATCTTCCGCGTGTGAATAATATGGATATTCAGTTTTCTCAATCGGCTGTTTTCACACCGTCTGATTTTGCTTTTCCTACCAACGGGGTGAAATCAGAAGCCACACCCAATACAGAAATGGTGCTGATTACCGACGTGGATTTGTATGCACTCAAAGATTTACATGAATATGGGACCGTGAAAACCCTGAAAGATCGCCGACACGATATGTATCGTGTAGTGAAGCCTAATGTTTCTACAGTAGAAAAGCCAAAAAATTCTTAA
- a CDS encoding GIY-YIG nuclease family protein, whose protein sequence is MDIHDKLRQIVRTIPDNLCGVYYLHNQNDDIIYNGKSVNIKKRLLQHFRSKVTKEVKLQMFTYRVIYENAGNELIALLRESELIKEFLPIFNRVQRKVKFSYSIYKEKNLQGYDSLLVRKLSNTGKEVIVFSTLQEAKNYLFTFTEKYNLCQKINGLYSSKSSCFQYSLKECKGACISLEDVKTYNLRVEQYLRTINLPKKDILIELKGRTS, encoded by the coding sequence GTGGATATTCATGATAAGTTAAGACAGATTGTGCGTACGATACCCGATAATTTATGTGGTGTGTATTATTTGCATAATCAAAATGATGATATAATTTACAATGGTAAAAGTGTAAATATTAAGAAAAGACTCCTACAACATTTTAGGTCAAAAGTTACGAAAGAAGTTAAACTCCAGATGTTTACTTATCGTGTAATTTATGAAAATGCTGGAAATGAATTGATTGCGTTGCTGAGGGAGTCTGAATTGATCAAAGAATTTTTACCTATTTTTAATCGTGTACAGCGAAAAGTTAAGTTTTCGTATTCCATTTATAAAGAAAAGAATTTACAAGGTTATGATTCTCTCCTTGTTAGAAAGTTATCGAATACAGGTAAAGAAGTAATTGTATTTTCGACTTTGCAAGAAGCTAAAAATTATCTCTTTACTTTTACCGAAAAATATAATTTATGTCAGAAAATAAATGGTTTGTATTCTTCAAAATCTAGTTGTTTTCAGTATAGTTTAAAGGAGTGTAAAGGTGCTTGTATTTCCTTAGAAGATGTAAAAACTTATAATTTAAGAGTAGAACAATATTTACGTACGATAAATTTACCTAAAAAAGATATTTTAATTGAATTGAAAGGAAGGACATCGTAA
- a CDS encoding NAD(P)/FAD-dependent oxidoreductase codes for MDLHSGLSFWIVKNELFDYFHPLEDDYSIDVAIIGSGITGALVAHELCEAGIECVIIDKRTLVTGSSAASTAQLQYEIDIPLCKLVEKVTEKRAIDAYHNCLQSIKDLENVFKSNNIQTDFLNVPTVFLASTKQDIKLLEDEYAMRTKVGLPINFLDSNELKLYQNIDGFAALQNNTSAQMDAYKGAIKLLKHHQKKHSLQIFTHTKIDKIMETNDGCELFTSKGKKIKCKYVIVAAGFEAGEFLPKKVMNLISTYVIISSPMPEKNIWPHRSLIWETADPYLYMRTTKDNRLIVGGEDEDFQNPIKRDDLLREKIKTLEQKFKKLYPTIEFKTEMAWCGTFSSTEDGLPFMGPWKKNSRILYALGYGGNGITFSMIAAQVLKNSILNKKDDRMITFGFSRIVDCKKTN; via the coding sequence ATGGATTTACATTCTGGACTATCTTTTTGGATTGTTAAAAATGAACTGTTCGATTATTTCCATCCTCTGGAAGACGATTATTCGATTGATGTTGCCATTATTGGTTCTGGGATAACCGGTGCGTTGGTTGCCCATGAACTGTGCGAGGCAGGTATTGAGTGTGTAATAATAGATAAACGGACACTTGTAACCGGAAGTTCTGCCGCAAGTACTGCTCAATTGCAATACGAAATAGATATACCTTTGTGTAAATTAGTGGAGAAAGTAACAGAAAAAAGAGCTATTGATGCCTATCATAATTGTTTGCAATCGATAAAAGATTTAGAAAATGTTTTTAAAAGTAACAATATCCAAACTGACTTTCTAAACGTACCTACTGTTTTTTTAGCCAGTACAAAACAAGATATCAAACTTTTAGAAGATGAATATGCAATGAGAACTAAAGTCGGTTTACCGATTAATTTTTTAGATTCGAATGAATTAAAATTGTATCAAAATATTGATGGTTTTGCTGCATTACAGAATAATACATCTGCACAAATGGATGCTTACAAAGGAGCAATTAAACTCTTGAAACATCATCAAAAAAAACATTCGCTACAAATATTTACCCATACTAAGATTGACAAAATAATGGAAACCAATGATGGTTGCGAACTCTTTACAAGCAAAGGTAAAAAAATCAAATGTAAATATGTTATTGTTGCAGCGGGTTTTGAAGCTGGTGAATTCTTGCCCAAAAAAGTAATGAATTTAATTTCCACGTACGTTATTATTTCGTCGCCAATGCCCGAAAAAAATATTTGGCCACACCGAAGTCTGATTTGGGAAACTGCAGATCCCTACCTGTATATGCGCACTACAAAAGATAACCGCCTGATTGTTGGTGGTGAAGATGAAGATTTCCAGAACCCAATAAAACGAGACGATTTGCTTCGAGAAAAAATAAAAACTTTAGAACAAAAATTCAAAAAACTTTACCCAACAATTGAGTTCAAGACAGAGATGGCATGGTGCGGAACTTTTAGTTCTACAGAAGATGGTTTGCCTTTTATGGGACCATGGAAAAAAAATAGTCGAATCTTATATGCTTTGGGATATGGAGGAAATGGCATTACCTTTTCGATGATTGCAGCACAAGTGTTGAAAAATAGTATTTTAAACAAAAAAGATGATCGAATGATTACCTTTGGTTTTTCGAGAATAGTAGATTGTAAAAAAACAAACTAA
- a CDS encoding alpha/beta fold hydrolase, whose amino-acid sequence MSKLTRKEYRLNYIDYGNKDAQPVILIHGWPLSLQSWEYQIPAIVEAGFRCIAYDRKGFGGSCAPWEKYDYDALAEDVHALIDELQLTNVVLVGFSMGGGEVVRYITNYGHHSIAKIALISSIIPLVKQKQDNEKGVPQENLEDIIHQLKDDRVGFLKQFHKDFYNYSPLNKTVSKQQLAYDFNISSRASPNATIKTAQAWMNTDFREECKMIKVPTLIIHGKEDKTVPVETAGDLASKLITPSTYLVYEDAPHGLNITHKDQLNGDLIDFLLDIEINNTK is encoded by the coding sequence ATGAGTAAACTAACAAGAAAAGAGTATCGATTAAATTATATCGATTATGGTAATAAAGATGCGCAACCAGTAATTTTGATTCATGGTTGGCCGCTTAGTTTACAATCTTGGGAATATCAAATACCGGCTATTGTAGAAGCAGGCTTCCGATGTATTGCATATGATAGGAAAGGTTTTGGTGGGTCTTGCGCTCCATGGGAAAAATATGATTATGATGCTTTGGCAGAAGACGTTCATGCTCTAATAGACGAACTACAATTGACGAATGTGGTATTGGTTGGCTTCTCGATGGGAGGTGGTGAAGTGGTACGTTATATTACCAATTATGGTCATCATTCTATTGCAAAAATTGCTCTCATTAGCTCTATTATTCCGTTGGTAAAACAAAAGCAAGACAATGAAAAGGGGGTACCTCAAGAAAACTTAGAAGATATTATTCATCAATTGAAAGATGATAGGGTAGGTTTTCTAAAACAATTCCATAAAGATTTTTATAACTATTCGCCTCTAAATAAAACGGTAAGCAAACAACAATTGGCTTATGATTTTAATATTTCATCTCGTGCTTCACCTAATGCAACTATAAAAACTGCACAAGCTTGGATGAATACAGACTTTAGAGAAGAGTGTAAAATGATAAAAGTTCCAACATTAATCATCCACGGGAAAGAAGATAAAACAGTACCTGTAGAAACGGCCGGAGATTTAGCCTCCAAGTTAATCACACCTTCTACTTATTTGGTATATGAAGATGCGCCTCATGGTCTAAATATTACTCATAAAGATCAATTGAATGGTGATTTAATTGATTTTCTTTTGGATATAGAAATAAACAATACGAAGTAA
- a CDS encoding lipocalin family protein has product MKNLKIKLISGVAVALIGTVIYEWLDNRKVHIPDYVELIDGFDVQQYMGKWYEIARLDFKYEKDLSHVSATYFLNKKGMIEVFNRGYNYKEKEWKEAKGKATFNDQKDKSALKVSFFGPFYSGYNVVMMDPDYETALVFGEKHDYMWILSRNKTIPEHVKQKFLDYAQQKGYNISQLVWTNHE; this is encoded by the coding sequence ATGAAAAATTTGAAGATAAAATTAATTTCAGGAGTGGCTGTAGCTCTTATCGGTACAGTCATCTACGAATGGTTAGACAATAGAAAAGTACATATACCCGATTACGTTGAGCTAATTGATGGGTTTGATGTGCAACAATATATGGGAAAATGGTATGAAATCGCCCGATTAGATTTCAAATACGAAAAAGACTTGAGTCATGTCTCAGCTACCTATTTTTTAAATAAAAAAGGAATGATTGAAGTTTTTAATCGAGGCTATAACTATAAGGAAAAAGAATGGAAAGAAGCGAAAGGAAAAGCAACTTTTAATGACCAAAAAGATAAAAGTGCTCTGAAAGTTTCGTTTTTTGGTCCATTCTACTCAGGGTATAACGTAGTGATGATGGATCCTGATTACGAGACTGCTTTGGTTTTTGGTGAGAAACATGACTATATGTGGATTTTATCAAGAAATAAAACAATACCAGAACATGTGAAACAAAAGTTCCTTGACTATGCTCAACAAAAGGGATACAATATTTCTCAGCTTGTATGGACAAATCATGAGTAA